ACTTCAACTAATTTAAAAACATTCCATAATGAATTTTTAGAAGGCGATACATGCCTCTAGATATATTCATAATAATTACATCATTTTGTTTATAAACCTTAAAGCATTAAATAAAACTCAGAAAATTTCAACCCCTAACAATGCTACTACATATCTTTAACCGTATAGTTTGTCAACTACACAATCAAATCATAAAGTATCCCACTTTGCAACAAAAGTACGAATTCGTACAAGACAAATACATTTACATATTGAAAACAATAATTGAATACCTCATAATTGCCATACTATATAACATCGTGAACATCTCCTCCGAATGCAACAGGTTCACAGAAACATCATTCCTACATAAGCCACAAACACGCCATACATAATACACTATAAATTacgcatatatacacataccTCAAATTTCATACATTACCTAAGGTTTAAAAAATAACTATTCGATGATAAATTTATAGGTTTTGCTGTATTAACTTGTTCATTTACATAAGTAGGAAAGGAAAATCAAAATATACCTAAAGAGAGGATCCTTCTGCTGAATCTCGATAATATAAGCCGTAACTTCAACTACAACAGGAATACATCCCCTGCTTCGCCACGCAGAAACCTACAACCACACCAAACATATAGCACAATCAATTTTCACAcaattgaataaataaataaagaaaaCAACAACATTTTCGATTTTGAAAGTAAAATAGCTAAGACTTACTCTACGGAGAGATGAAGAGATTGAATCGGGAGAAGAAGAGAAGAGACCGTCTTTCACGAAGCGCCAATCGTCCCAGCTTATCCACGACACTAGCTTGAACTGGGCGATTGACACGAGGTCGTTTGATACTGGTACGTTAAACCCTAGAATTGGCTCCATTCGTAATTCACAGTGAGTTGCAGGGTGATATTAGTTATAATAATTAGTTATATTTAgggaaaatgatttttttaactTATTGTGTGTTTAAAAACTTATCACTcaactataattttttttgttttactcactaatgttaggttTGGATTTTTTTTAGTCACTAACGTTAGGTTCGGATTTGATTATTAGTATTTTGCCAATTTTTTATagcattattaaaatattgaAAACTAGTACAAAAAAGTGTCATATGTGTCTTCTAAGAAAGTTTATATGTGTCTGAGTTTACTAGATGCATATGGAGGAGTCGTATAATATCTGAATTATATACGTATGTTAAAGGAAGAACGCATATTGTTTTAAACATCTGGTCAGAACAGATGTATATACATTGTAAACAGACGCATAAATCAGTTCATATACGTCTGTTACTTTTTAGGTGGGGTACTAAGCTCAAAACCAAAATTATTAGGAAGAGGCATCGCAATCCGTactaaaattattgggaaataaaaaaataaaaaaatcaatataatcaaattagcaaactgatcataaagtatttataaaaaaattaaaaatttacaTATCAATATTTTACCAAACGACACTTTCAAAAACCCAATGAAATAACCAATCACAACTCCTTCATGCAAATTTTACCGACCCAAAATCAAAACTATAAACTCATTCATTCTAATAGAATTGtgaaataagtatatatataaacatagaaatataataatgttgtaataatgtgaatttggtattaaatcaaacaactctcacaagatatttatcttacaaacatagttttataacttatttttaagatttGTTTTTGTATATACAAATTTAAACgttaaattattatttagaagaaaaaaaattaaaaataattcatgAAACAACATCTTTTAGGAGCCTTAAAATGTTTGTCAAACTCTCATCACCAAGGTAAACGTCTTGGGGACATACGGAGTACTATAAATATAAagattgttaggtcacacacactgtagaatggggttgaatacagtgtatagcacaatcaaatcgaattcaaagaacacaagtaacagaaaacaaactttattaaactatgttacaatgtagaactgtcctctctcagtgatgaacaaatatcacgagagctgatagggttacaataaataatatactcgataatgataacatatttagtgtaaaccctatgtctgtgtttatatactacacagttacaagataattgctaattgatatggaatataattctgcttcctaaaatatatcaatcaattatattttcttccaagtattccattcttcacagaattccttcttcatgcatat
This sequence is a window from Apium graveolens cultivar Ventura chromosome 9, ASM990537v1, whole genome shotgun sequence. Protein-coding genes within it:
- the LOC141684760 gene encoding uncharacterized protein LOC141684760 isoform X3; amino-acid sequence: MEPILGFNVPVSNDLVSIAQFKLVSWISWDDWRFVKDGLFSSSPDSISSSLRRVSAWRSRGCIPVVVEVTAYIIEIQQKDPLFRNDVSVNLLHSEEMFTMLYSMAIMRYDVSENLLHSEEMLAMLYSMAIMRLVNGVVEKTRKKTEVSIGEVADELGIPRMLIDVRHECSHRDLPSLRLVRLASCKALVVKVLLLGASDNGYSK